From a single Papilio machaon chromosome 19, ilPapMach1.1, whole genome shotgun sequence genomic region:
- the LOC106721273 gene encoding peroxisomal biogenesis factor 19 — MSDNKDVSKKDADPELGDLLDSALQDMIQKTEGKTEENENKTEEEAPANVWNEEFIREAAAQFESNMAALLGNFSGIPDENVTQEQIAHTFSKMAEAAAQVLKPPSDTPAVENANDTATQEKINEVSEAITRTLQNLNTDSENLQTPFSENDLANMFANFNMGEGGQENNMFVPFMQGMMQSLLSKEVLYPSLKDLVERYPTWLAENKGKIEQAEYERFEKQQKLMEEVCAELEPEQESDPEDVKRKRFEVVLNLMQQMQDLGQPPKDLVGDIGAPPPGFAPPTAQDGGQCAIM, encoded by the exons gtgCACTCCAAGATATGATACAAAAAACGGAAGGAAAGACAGAAGAAAATGAGAACAAGACAGAGGAAGAGGCACCTGCCAATGTGTGGAATGAAGAATTCATAAGAGAAGCTGCAGCCCAATTTGAGAGTAACATGGCTGCTCTACTCGGAAATTTCAGTGGAATACCAG aTGAGAATGTAACTCAAGAACAGATTGCGCATACCTTCTCCAAAATGGCTG AGGCAGCAGCTCAAGTGCTGAAGCCACCCTCAGATACACCTGCGGTGGAAAATGCTAATGATACTGCGACTCAGGAGAAAATAAATGAG GTTTCGGAAGCGATTACGAGAACTTTGCAGAATCTTAACACAGATTCAGAAAATCTTCAGACACCATTCTCTGAAAATGATTTAGCTAACATGTTTGCCAACTTTAATATGGGTGAAGGTGGACAG GAGAACAATATGTTTGTGCCATTCATGCAAGGCATGATGCAATCACTTTTATCCAAGGAGGTTCTGTACCCGTCACTAAAAGACCTTGTAGAACGTTACCCCACATGGCTGGCTGAAAATAAAGGCAAGATTGAACAGGCTGAGTATGAAAG attCGAAAAGCAACAAAAGTTGATGGAGGAGGTATGCGCCGAACTAGAGCCGGAGCAAGAGTCCGACCCTGAAGATGTCAAAAGGAAACGCTTTGAAGTCGTATTGAATCTCATGCAGCAg ATGCAAGACCTCGGTCAACCCCCCAAGGATCTGGTGGGTGACATAGGCGCCCCTCCTCCAGGCTTCGCACCCCCTACTGCCCAAGATGGTGGGCAATGTGCTATAATGTAA
- the LOC106721299 gene encoding uncharacterized protein LOC106721299 yields the protein MNNFYMSDMRNKRNRLNFGGFLPFHSITNYSSDATKMKIDMSNTFGDSLYIDNLHLIPDPLKKNLADSFVSGPVKTKTSMASTEGIATPNGKKDAPTQAEHRTDSYPSLSIVTNFLSGVISFVSGAIFQKRPESSDYYECYDQNFDEMAPSLQAWQQAKSEDQNKNGWAHKTTVSTNESTNKNHLSMNSNCEVNAAHCEEKLNQVCFLFTNQQPTQCQTGLSSKNPQVFVEQSPTEDCFEDAFTHEDFESLPDNSYFEYYGPFNHQQPELLVSDAPKNKTEFLTECMEITKTLPDIQNEIETCNEIELNNTGKKNSNIVLSCEDKMNKLKMLLQDRRKDKTNNASIKSPDIKETNNCKEQQSEPILIPYNTKYEITTGNTIKNATKSSSSRTLCSEDVIKDINEDLGALSDSQSSTTSEYLNPCNYFDEVTGRFYSTSAESDDSFQIVFTDSPNLGRGRIPSECESEDSFIVFDETPDSCYSSNDVFGDELNVTGYDFIDTSESETSDDSDSESDSGCDYKPNCKLSHTLSRTIGDLTDDSLYIDADEVDCAAIFVQETPVQNGHDSIELDYNTCDGNKTRGLLVDERRKLEKKKQPRKTVRFSPNPPKVHVMRVWAFAARQARAGHWERHALDRERFKRRIADVEMAVSWVLKPQHRARVMFQRFMPWWNAQKRKELAEKKKEQDDAAVKETSMDKNVEINSDIIAEKTTNETDQEKKELVTITANGCNILDASEKNNESMSHKYLTKDEIAIDVAKLNGLKLDIHGKDIDVST from the exons atgaataatttttatatgagcGATATGCGAAATAAACGCAACCGTTTGAACTTCGGTGGGTTTCTTCCGTTTCATTCTATCACCAATTATTCGTCAGACGCAACGAAAATGAAAATAGATATGAGTAATACCTTTGGGGACAGCTTGTATATAGACAACCTTCATCTCATACCGGATCCTTTGAAGAAAAATTTGGCAGACTCTTTTGTAAGTGGAccagtaaaaacaaaaacaagtaTGGCGTCTACAGAAGGAATAGCTACACCAAATGGAAAGAAGGACGCCCCAACACAGGCGGAACATAGAACAGACTCATATCCATCCTTGAGCATCGTAACAAACTTCCTTTCTGGTGTAATCAGTTTCGTATCTGGTGCTATTTTTCAAAAGCGGCCGGAATCTTCCGACTATTACGAATGCTACGATCAAAATTTCGATGAGATGGCGCCCTCTCTCCAAGCTTGGCAGCAAGCCAAGTCTGAGGATCAAAATAAGAATGGATGGGCACACAAAACTACTGTCAGTACAAACGAATCAACCAATAAAAACCATTTGAGTATGAATTCAAATTGTGAAGTGAATGCTGCCCATTGTGAGGAGAAACTTAATCAGGTATGTTTCCTTTTCACAAATCAACAACCAACTCAATGTCAAACAGGACTAAGTTCAAAGAACCCTCAGGTTTTTGTAGAGCAGAGTCCCACTGAAGATTGTTTTGAAGATGCCTTTACACATGAAGATTTTGAAAGCCTTCCTGACAATAGCTACTTTGAATACTACGGTCCCTTTAATCATCAACAACCAGAACTATTAGTATCTGATGCACCGAAAAATAAGACTGAATTTCTTACAGAATGTATGGAAATAACTAAAACTCTTCCTgatatacaaaatgaaattgaaacatGTAacgaaattgaattaaataatactggcaagaaaaattcaaacattgtCTTATCATGCGaagataaaatgaataaattaaaaatgttactgcAAGATAGGAGAAaagataaaactaataatgCTAGTATCAAATCACCTGATATAAAAGAAACCAATAATTGTAAAGAGCAACAAAGTGAACCTATTTTAATACcgtataatacaaaatatgaaataacaacaggaaatactataaaaaatgccaCTAAAAGTTCATCTTCTCGCACTTTGTGCTCAGAAGAtgttataaaagatataaacgAGGATTTAGGTGCTTTATCAGATAGCCAAAGTTCAACTACTTCGGAATATCTGAATCcttgtaattattttgacGAAGTCACTGGTAGGTTCTACTCAACCTCTGCTGAAAGCGATGATTCCTTTCAAATTGTGTTTACCGATAGTCCCAATTTGGGCAGAGGGCGAATTCCATCCGAGTGTGAATCTGAAGACTCCTTCATCGTTTTTGATGAAACACCTGACAGTTGTTACTCATCTAATGATGTCTTTGGTGATGAACTCAACGTTACTGGGTATGACTTTATTGATACTTCAGAGTCAGAGACATCAGATGATTCAGACTCCGAAAGTGATTCTGGATGTGATTACAAACCAAATTGCAAGCTTTCTCATACATTGTCACGGACCATCGGTGATTTGACAGATGATTCTTTGTATATTGATGCAGACGAAGTTGACTGTGCAGCGATATTTGTACAAGAAACTCCAGTTCAAAATGGACATGACTCTATAGAATTAGATTACAACACTTGTGATGGAAATAAAACGAGAGGTTTGCTGGTTGATGAAAGAAGAAAGTTGGAGAAGAAAAAGCAACCACGTAAAACT GTACGATTCTCGCCGAACCCGCCCAAGGTGCATGTGATGAGAGTTTGGGCGTTCGCAGCGCGTCAGGCGAGGGCCGGCCACTGGGAGCGGCATGCTCTCGATCGAGAGAGGTTCAAACGAAG AATAGCCGATGTTGAAATGGCGGTATCCTGGGTTCTAAAGCCCCAACACAGAGCACGCGTGATGTTCCAGCGTTTCATGCCTTGGTGGAACGCCCAGAAAAGGAAAGAACTTGCCGAGAAAAAGAAAGAACAAGACGATGCAGCGGTTAAAGAAACGTCGATGGATAAAAACGTAGAAATAAATTCCGATATTATTGCagaaaaaacaacaaatgaaACAGATCAAGAAAAGAAAGAGTTAGTTACAATTACAGCAAATGGTTGTAATATTTTGGATGCAAGCgagaaaaataatgaaagtatGTCGCACAAATATCTAACTAAGGATGAAATTGCGATAGACGTTGCCAAATTAAACGGTCTAAAGCTTGATATACACGGCAAAGACATCGACGTATCTACTTGA
- the LOC106721260 gene encoding probable pseudouridine-5'-phosphatase, with translation FSKFFQNDWSRAVTKFYRTPLLYERNNLNCLYLKNKFSYTKKYKKVTHCLFDLDGTILDSEIIYHKAIQKICERYDKTYSTKLKNQLYGVTDRQLSIGVVSALKLPISVDDFEKQMTDMVQKNLTDAPFKEGAERLLWHLSASKIPIALVTNSTDQAVQMHVKARPKLFGLFHHKVCITDSEVKRGKPQPDMYLLGAARFTPKANPTQCLVFEDSVVGVEAAVRAKMQVVMVPDYRIDKELTLKATIVLKTLLDLDPTLFGIPAFKDGVKRGC, from the exons tttagtaaattttttcaaaatgattgGAGTCGGGcagttacaaaattttacagaACCCCTCTGCTGTATGAgagaaataatttgaattgtctgtatttgaaaaataagtttagttacacaaagaaatacaaaaaagtaactCATTGCTTATTCGATTTGGACGGCACTATACTAG ATTCAGAAATAATTTACCACAAAGCAATACAGAAAATATGTGAGCGATATGATAAAACATACagtacgaaattaaaaaaccag ctATATGGCGTGACTGATCGTCAGCTGAGTATCGGAGTTGTAAGTGCATTGAAGCTGCCCATCTCTGTAGATGACTTTGAAAAGCAAATGACTGATATGGTACAGAAAAACCTAACAGACGCACCATTTAAAGAAG GTGCTGAGCGACTCTTGTGGCACCTCAGTGCGAGTAAGATCCCCATAGCTCTGGTAACCAACTCAACAGACCAAGCTGTACAAATGCACGTCAAAGCTAGACCTAAATTGTTTGGTTTATTTCATCATAAG GTGTGCATTACGGACTCAGAAGTGAAACGCGGTAAACCTCAACCGGATATGTACTTGCTAGGCGCCGCAAGGTTCACGCCGAAAGCGAACCCGACCCAG TGTCTCGTATTTGAAGACTCAGTCGTAGGAGTCGAAGCGGCGGTTCGAGCTAAGATGCAG GTTGTCATGGTACCGGATTATCGTATTGATAAAGAGTTAACATTGAAAGCAACGATTGTCTTAAAAACCTTACTGGATTTGGATCCAACTTTATTCGGAATACCCGCATTTAAAGATGGCGTAAAACGTGGATGTTGA